Within Streptomyces antibioticus, the genomic segment TCAAGGAGTTCATGGTCCGCAACACCTACATCTATCCGCCGAAGCCGTCGATGCGGATCATCTCCGACATCTTCGCCTACACCTCGCAGCGGATGCCGCGCTACAACTCCATCTCCATCTCCGGCTATCACATCCAGGAGGCGGGTGCGACGGCCGACCTGGAGCTGGCGTACACCCTCGCCGACGGCGTGGAGTACATCCGCGCGGGCCGTGAAGCGGGCCTGGACGTCGACGCGTTCGCGCCGCGGCTGTCGTTCTTCTGGGCGATCGGCATGAACTTCTTCATGGAGGTCGCCAAGCTGCGCGCGGCGCGCCTGCTGTGGGCGAAGCTGGTGAAGCAGTTCGACCCGAAGAACTCCAAGTCGCTGTCCCTGCGCACCCATTCGCAGACCTCGGGCTGGTCGCTGACCGCGCAGGACGTCTTCAACAACGTCACGCGTACGTGCGTGGAGGCGATGGCGGCCACCCAGGGCCACACCCAGTCGCTGCACACCAACGCCCTGGACGAGGCGCTCGCGCTGCCCACCGACTTCTCGGCACGCATCGCCCGCAACACCCAGCTCCTCATCCAGCAGGAGTCCGGCACCACCCGGGTCATCGACCCCTGGGGCGGCAGCGCCTACGTCGAGAAGCTCACCTACGACCTGGCCCGCCGCGCCTGGCAGCACATCCAGGAGGTCGAGCAGGCGGGCGGCATGGCGCAGGCCATCGACGCCGGCATCCCCAAGCTGCGCGTGGAGGAGGCCGCGGCCCGCACCCAGGCCCGGATCGACTCCGGCCGCCAGCCGGTGATCGGCGTGAACAAGTACCGGGTGGAGAACGACGAGGCGATCGACGTCCTCAAGGTCGACAACTCCTCGGTGCGCACCCAGCAGATCGCCAAGCTGCGCCGGCTGCGCGCCGAACGCGACGAGCGGGCCTGCCAGGACGCGCTGGACGCGCTGACCCGGGCGGCCGGCGGCGAGGGCAACCTGCTGGAGCTGGCGGTGAACGCGGCCCGCGCCAAGGCCACCGTCGGTGAGATCTCCGACGCCCTGGAGAAGGTGTACGGGCGGCACGCGAGCCAGATCCGTACGATCTCCGGCGTGTACCGCAACGAAGCAGGTGAGTCGCCCTCCGTGGAACGCACCCGAAGCCTGGTGTCCGCCTTCGCGGACGCCGAGGGCCGCCGGCCGCGCATCCTGGTCGCCAAGATGGGCCAGGACGGCCACGACCGCGGCCAGAAGGTCATCGCCACCGCCTTCGCCGACCTCGGCTTCGACGTCGACGTCGGCCCGCTGTTCCAGACCCCGGCCGAGGTGGCCCGCCAGGCCGTCGAGGCGGACGTGCACATCGTCGGCGTCTCCTCGCTGGCCGCCGGGCACCTCACCCTCGTCCCGGCGCTGCGCGAGCAGCTCGCCGAGGAGGGCCGGGAGGACATCATGATCGTGGTGGGCGGGGTGATCCCGCCGCAGGACGTGCCGACCCTGCTGGAGATGGGCGCCGCCGCCGTCTTCCCGCCCGGCACCGTGATCCCGGACGCCGCGTACGACCTGGTCGAGCGGCTGGCCACCGGCCTGGGGCACCGCCTGTGATCGATGTCGACGCCTATGTGAAGGGTGTGCTCGACGGGAAGCGGGCGCTGATCGCGCGCGCGATCACGCTCGTCGAGTCCACCCTGCCCCAGCACCGGGTGCTGGCCCAGGAGTTGCTGACCGAGCTGCTCCCGCACAGCGGGCGGGCGCGGCGGATCGGGGTCAGCGGGGTGCCGGGCGTCGGCAAGTCGACGTTCATCGACGCCTTCGGCACGCTGCTGACCTCGCGCGGGCACCGGGTGGCGGTGCTCGCGGTCGACCCGTCGTCCAGCCGGACCGGCGGCTCGATCCTGGGCGACAAGACCCGGATGGAACGTCTGGCCGTCGACCCGGCGGCGTTCGTGCGCCCCTCCCCCACCGCGGGCACGCTCGGCGGGGTCGCCAAGGCGACCCGGGAGTCGATCGTGGTGATGGAGGCGGCGGGCTACGACGTGATCCTCGTCGAGACGGTCGGCGTCGGCCAGTCCGAGACCGCGGTCGCGAACATGGTCGACTCCTTCCTGCTGCTCACCTTGGCCCGCACCGGCGACCAGCTCCAGGGCATCAAGAAGGGCGTCCTGGAACTGGCCGACGTGATCGCCGTCAACAAGGCGGACGGCCCGCACGAACGCGACGCCCGCGCGGCGGCCCGTGAACTGGCGGGCGC encodes:
- the meaB gene encoding methylmalonyl Co-A mutase-associated GTPase MeaB; translated protein: MIDVDAYVKGVLDGKRALIARAITLVESTLPQHRVLAQELLTELLPHSGRARRIGVSGVPGVGKSTFIDAFGTLLTSRGHRVAVLAVDPSSSRTGGSILGDKTRMERLAVDPAAFVRPSPTAGTLGGVAKATRESIVVMEAAGYDVILVETVGVGQSETAVANMVDSFLLLTLARTGDQLQGIKKGVLELADVIAVNKADGPHERDARAAARELAGALRLMHGADAVWTPPVLSCSARESAGLDTVWERLEQHRTLLDSTGRLTAKRRDQQVDWTWTMVRDELLGRLHSDPAVRALAPVLEQQVRDGELTATLAAGRILDALGGTEPS
- the scpA gene encoding methylmalonyl-CoA mutase, which produces MTTPSIPDFAGIELGTPTAAGGADEWRTAVKRAAGGDDLLWETPEGIGVKPLYTGQDLEGLDFLGTYPGATPYLRGPYPTMYVNQPWTIRQYAGFSTAEESNAFYRRNLAAGQKGLSVAFDLPTHRGYDSDHPRVTGDVGMAGVAIDSIYDMRQLFDGIPLDKMTVSMTMNGAVLPVLALYIVAAEEQGVPPEKLAGTIQNDILKEFMVRNTYIYPPKPSMRIISDIFAYTSQRMPRYNSISISGYHIQEAGATADLELAYTLADGVEYIRAGREAGLDVDAFAPRLSFFWAIGMNFFMEVAKLRAARLLWAKLVKQFDPKNSKSLSLRTHSQTSGWSLTAQDVFNNVTRTCVEAMAATQGHTQSLHTNALDEALALPTDFSARIARNTQLLIQQESGTTRVIDPWGGSAYVEKLTYDLARRAWQHIQEVEQAGGMAQAIDAGIPKLRVEEAAARTQARIDSGRQPVIGVNKYRVENDEAIDVLKVDNSSVRTQQIAKLRRLRAERDERACQDALDALTRAAGGEGNLLELAVNAARAKATVGEISDALEKVYGRHASQIRTISGVYRNEAGESPSVERTRSLVSAFADAEGRRPRILVAKMGQDGHDRGQKVIATAFADLGFDVDVGPLFQTPAEVARQAVEADVHIVGVSSLAAGHLTLVPALREQLAEEGREDIMIVVGGVIPPQDVPTLLEMGAAAVFPPGTVIPDAAYDLVERLATGLGHRL